The following is a genomic window from Pedobacter sp. KBS0701.
CGCTAATGGAACCTTTGATATCATTCTTACTAACCTCTTAGATTTATTAGACCTGGAGGAGTTTAAAACTAATCGATGTTTTGTTGAGATAAGAATGAATATCGATAGTACAAACTATCAGAGCATTCCTGACTTAATTAATTTGCTGGCAGAAAAGCGAGTTCATGAAAAGAACGTCGGGCTAACTTTTGCCGCCATTCTTGACTGGGGAGGAAATGGTGCTTCAAACGACAGTCTTTCAAATGATTTCTTTGCTGAAAAAGAAATTGAATGGTATTTATTTGCAGCATCTAAAGGTTTCAAGATAAACGGTATCGTACCGTCAAGGCAGTTTTCGCCTTGTATGGTAGTTGATCAAAGCGCCGAGGTCTTCGATGCGTATGGTAACATATTTGCCTGTTATGAATTACCTATCACCCCGGCATTCGAAAGCCCGGAATTTAAAATAGGCAATTTAAAGCTCCCTCCCGAAACTGATAATAAGGAGGCTATCCCTCGTAATTGGTTCAAAGACATAAAAAACAATATTTCCTGGTGTCCAAACTGTACGTACTTCCCTGTTTGTGGCGGAGGATGTCCGAAGGATTGGTATAACAGTAAACCGGCATGTCCATCATTCAAATTTAACGGTGGCGACAGGTTGATATTACAGCATTTGCTAAACAATACCGAGAATATTACTGAATTAATTTAGAAGCCCATAAAAACTGACCTCATGAATACTTCGTTATCAGATCATCTACAATCAATTATTGGCCTAGACTATAT
Proteins encoded in this region:
- a CDS encoding radical SAM/SPASM domain-containing protein yields the protein MYKVSKYLIFSDVLDDTQEDSKRIAYSTRTGEALMISDSLYNSIKGNDFKELKSPVLQTLFKTEIIVPDEENEFETILNQNIEAEKDNNSLSFVIQPTANCQLGCHYCGQSHAKHTMNDDLIPKIMDRISHMSSKKRIDSLNITWFGGEPLMGYSQIKKLSSRFIDLCNEEKWYYNCKIVTNAVSLKKNISLELINDCKVTYFQITIDGMKEFHDKRRVTKVDANGTFDIILTNLLDLLDLEEFKTNRCFVEIRMNIDSTNYQSIPDLINLLAEKRVHEKNVGLTFAAILDWGGNGASNDSLSNDFFAEKEIEWYLFAASKGFKINGIVPSRQFSPCMVVDQSAEVFDAYGNIFACYELPITPAFESPEFKIGNLKLPPETDNKEAIPRNWFKDIKNNISWCPNCTYFPVCGGGCPKDWYNSKPACPSFKFNGGDRLILQHLLNNTENITELI